CGGCGTAAGATAGTGGAATGCAATACGTGGAATGTGGAAAAGCAAAAGTGAAAAGGAAAAAGAGAAGTGGTAGGATATTTTATGAAGGGGGTTGGGTATGAGGAAGATATTTTTTTAGAGATAGAGGAAGTGCCACGTCATATAGAGATCTGTAAAAGGAATTTGTGAAGGAGAGCGTAAAGGGATCCTTGTGAAAGGGTGGGACTTGCTTTTAGGCCCGCAATATGTATAAGGTTTCTTATTGGTTATTGGATTGGATTCGTGGGGGATATAAATTGCAAGGCCCAAGTTTCCACACAGTTATATTCTTCCACGTGTGAAACCAACTTGCCTTCAATCTTCAAGCATGTTATTCTTTTTTCTGATCTTATCCTTTCCCCGTCCTTTGTCGTTCCCTACCCATTCGGGGGGACTACTAGTTCATGGTACTGTTATCCTTGTTCCTCATTTGGTGTGTTAAAACCATCAGATTAATTCTTTCCATGAATATTTTATACGCGCAAAAAGATTTCTCCATTTATACGTGCCACATATCTTATCTTTCTTATGTGAATATAGACGTAGAACCACATATATATAAATTCCAACATCGTTATGATGAGATTGAAACGAATATGATTCTTTTATTCTTAATTATAAGTTCTCAATTCGAGCtttgaaaatgaaaagaaattgaTAAAAATGTTTCTCATTTAATAAGTCTTGTGCAGCATGGTCTAAATAAGTAAGAGCACCAcgtgagaaattaaaaaaaaaaaaaagactacttATATCTTTGTTTCTTTATCTTTGTCCTTTTGAATAATCTCATTAGACATATTTAGTAAAGGCATAAGAAAGGTTCAGCTTGACAACACTCGTCAGTCGTCATCAATTCACTGAGATTCGAGCATTATGGATTCAAATTGTGTTCTTGACCAGTGATGCATCCTTCTGGAACCAAACAAACTATATTCTTCAATAAGTCTGTTTATTCATGGGGCACGCAAGTAAAGAAAATTTTGCTTTTCTTCTTTATATAAGTCGAACATTTGGTATTCGATCGCACTGAGGCTCATTGATCCGACTTATTAAGTGGGAATGTtgttagaattttttttattctACAAAAAAATGTGAAatcttttaaaaattaaaaaaaatcttatCTATCCCATCATATTTCAGGGCGAAAATTAGATACAACAAATAAAGATACCACAAAAAGAGAATAATTAGCAGCAAAGTATGAAGTGATACCGGGGTCTGATTAGGAGCAAGGAAGAAAACATAATACATCAGTCCAGACCACAACCCAAACAGCACAAACGATGTTGTCCTATCCCATTGGTCTCCATTATTATTTCCACCTCCCAGCTCTTTCTCAGTCGCGACTATAAAGGGCGGGGCGGTAAGCTCTCTATCAACATGGGGCTATTCATAGTAAAAAACTACTAGACTATATGGATTCCAACTGAACTTCAACTTCTACTTGGTAAACACAATTTTCCAGACTAAACAATGACTTTTCTGAATCTATCATTATCTGGGTCTACATACTCTTCTGTCTTTTAGTTAATCTAATAAGTTTCTACTTCCTAGTAAGTGCAGTAGTATGTATCTTCCTAGAGCCTATCAATTACCATGTCCTTTTCTTATCCTTCATTTTCATTGTACTTATTTGTGATAAATATGCCTTTGCCTCTTGAGAAAAGCATTTCCAGTGCTAACCAAAAAGCAATTTAAATTCAGCAATTTGAAGTTCTACATGTCAACTAGCGCAACTAGAGACCAAAACTGTCATAATCATACTTGCAAGGACCACATGATGTCGTGTGGGTCACGTGACCATTTGGGGGACAAAGTCACAAAACGATCAGTCGATCACATATTCTGTGGCATACTTGGATTGGATCGCATAATTCGATCAAATGACAAATTAAAAGCAGATTAACTCAAGTCTTCTAAACATGATTGCTcttaaaatactttttttttcctattcAAATAAATTATAGTACTAGGAGAAGCTTATTTTAGGTTAGGCACTCACTGTTATTTAAAGCAACAGACAAAATGCAAGGTATTCCAAATTAGGAAAAAGTGTAGTATTATTTTATTTGACATGAAATAATTACTAAATTAATGTTGAATGGCGTATTACATGAATAGTAGTAGTAGACTAGTAGTAGAAGATGATGTTAAGTTAAACTAATGGTTGAAAATATAGTTTGCTAGGTTTAAAAATTAAATGATCAAATGCCTTGAATTGTTGCGAGTAGTGAGCATCGCATAGAATAAGATAATAATTGAACTCGCAAGTAATACTTTAGTAATTTTGCCAGAATGAGCAAGATTAGATTTTTAAATATTAGAAAACTGAAGAACAGGTATAGTCAAGGCAGTGGCGGAGCGAAAATTTTTGGTAAGGTTGTTCAAATGTTGAcgaatatataatttttttccgaTGAACgagtgcaacaattttttttaacatcatcACTGAACACCTCCCTAAAAATTTAAACACCTCCCTAAAAATTTATGGTCCATTTGATTTCGCAAGTTATTCTTGATAAATTTCATTGCTCGAAAACTCTTACGGTGATTACAGTATCAAATGACAGCaataacaaacaacaacatacccagtgtacgtaatcccacaagtggagaaCAACAAGGGGCATTCCGAGAATGTTACAAAGCGAGAGATAACGACTAAttaataagaaagaaagaaagagaacaaAGTTGGATAACTAAAATGTTCATAGAagcaattaaaaaagaaaagagaacaaaATAAGTGGTAGCTAACTTGCTATTAGATCTCGTTGTCTTCTTCTTTTCTAGAAAATTGGAAGGAAAGAAGAAAGACTAAAGGAGTTTCAACAAATTAGTCCAACGTAACTCCAAACCGACATATGAATAaaccaaatgcaaatcataaCTCAAATACAAATAAGTTTAGTCGAAACATGAAAGAAAATAAGTGTAAATACAAATCAACCAAGTAGCTCGAGACATTGtttgtatgttttcttttaaagaaagaAGATGATCAGTGTTTGACACAAGCTTTACACCGTGACTTTTAGGTAAAATTGAATACCCTTTACCTCTAAGCTatctatttcaattattttaagagtgttcaaaatttaatttatatcCAGTTAATTATAATATCTAATCCATATACTAGTACCATTTTCCAGCCAAGGGTGTGCAGGTGATCACCCTTGGCCATaagtggctccgccactgagtcAAGGTACCAAGTGTATGATTTATTAGTATATTATACTCCCTCCgcccaaaataagtgtccactccTATTAAAAGATCAATAAAtacaatgtgaagtttactaaacTACCTTTATTTATTAGATATTTTTTGagaattaagcaatattaaagagGATTACTTTTAATGCTAATGACATAGTTGGAAACACTTACCAATTTTAGTCTTGAATTTCTAAGGTGACTTATTTTCGGATAATTCTTTTTTGCTAAAGTAACACtcattttgggacggagggagtaattgacACATCATCTGCTGCCCACAGGCAGACCTTTCAAGTGCCATGCGCTAAGACAAAAGTTACTGATTAGGAAACATTTATCTTCCTTAAGAGGAGTTAATGAGTTGTAAACGTTGTTTGCTTCTATATATAGAAGCAAACCAAAAATCATTTCCGAAGCCAAAGTAGGACAAACCTTTCATTTTTCAATTCATGGTACAAGAGAGAGATAATTACAGCGACTTTCTAACTCAAGTCAATCTCATAAATAGTCCAAGTTCCCATAAGCTTAAGTCATACAAGTCAATCTGGGACCTGATCTATCAGGTTGAATCCACAATCAACTTGTTTGCGACTAAGCGGATGCCAGCATTCTGCTGGACGTCATATGAATCCACTGAGAAGTAAGCATCCACGAACGTTCCCGGAGTTATCAAGGATTCCAGTTCTTCCACATCAAATCTACTAAAGACGAGCTTTTGTGTTGTGGAAGATTCTTTCTGGTATATCTCCGTGGTCCAGCGGGAAATATTACCATCTATAACAGTTGGTAAACTGCATGTTTACACATGTTAGAAGTTAGCTTATAGCACAAGAAGACCATCATCAGTGAAAAGAGGCTCCTTGCTCCGGTTAATGGAGCAGGATTAACACGGAGGATGTAAAATATCACACCACTTTATCTGATGTATTTCACAACTCTTGTGTCCTAACTTTTAATAAGAAACTTGGGCTAACCATGAACAAAAAACCTTGTAAGTAACTCATGTAGTGACTAAGGATAGAAAATCTGATAGATAAGGGCACATAATTTGTCTTTGACATGTATCCACACCTCTAACATTAGAAAGCCTGAGGTGAGAAGGGATAAATAAAGTTTTAACATGAAAGAAAATGGCAAGCATAAGCATAACTTTTCCTGGTCTTGAGAAACGGAGAACTAAGCATAGTCATTTGTAGGAGGAGcaagaaaaagaaagatataaACTTACTTTAAACGGACAGTAGGATAGTTCATAAATCCAGGCTTTCTAGTTACCACAGGCCTCCACTCTgagctgctacctgagtccacagATAGCTTTTGAGCAAGATGATCAACTGCATCCAAGATTTGGCACAGGCCCGGTGATGCATCAACCACAATACTCACCTTGTTAACATACTTTTTGCTAACACCAAACCGCACCTTCATTCGTCTACAACAAACTTGTAGTTCACCATAGTCATGAAATACTTGTATCTTCTGAGACCCACGATAAAAAGGGGTAAGACTTACAGAGATCGAAGGTATGGAGATTTCATTTGGTTCTAAGAAGTCAGTGCAGCCAATGAAACTCTCAGTTGCAGTTGTGGACGATTCTGGAGAATATGAACTAGATTCATCTTCCTGGACATCTGACCGAAGGGATTCTTTCACTTCATCCATGTTAAAAGGGACAATTTTTGCTGTAGATTCAACATGACTGTCCATCTTGACGCTCGATGAGGGTGTATCTGCACTGAAGCCCGTTTTCTCTGGAGAAGCTTTCCAATTACTACGGCTTCTTGTAGTAGCATTAGGAGACACCCAACTATTCTCCGTAAATATGTCTGGCAGGCTGGATTCCTGCAGCACAACCATAATTCATTACTCTGTTCAGCCCAAACAGAAGTTAAGAAAGCAAATAATACCAATCCTGAGTTCATCGAATGACAATATAAGATCCACATAAATGCATCCATTAAGGGCGAGCTAAGCAGCGGCAGACCGATGGCAGTACCAGAACCAACAGGAATGAGAATACAGTAGAATCCAGTCCGGGACACTAGATTAAAACTCAGATAATTTTTGGCTCAACTTAATTACTTGCAGAGCTTCACTATATTATAAACTTATGGTGAGTCATAATTTTGGTCAGTCCGTCCAGCCTAAGGGTCATGATTAGGGGCTCAGCAGTGTCACCCTTTACTCTGACAATATATCAACACGCGAAGTGTCAAACCAGCCAAAAATTGTGAGACAGCGAGTTCTCATCCATATGTATCCTTGTCATCAAACTCTAGCCTGTGCCAATAGTCAGTATAGAAGCCAACTCACGCCTCTGTTTAGGCAAAAGGAAAGAACTCTTTTTGTTTTCTTGCCTTTAGTTAAAGCCACCTAGTTTTTTGAAAGAACAAGAAATCAGAGTAAAATGGATCAGTACTTTGATAGCTGCAAATACCAGAGCTTCAAGTATCACATTTATATCCTTTGTCCACTTCCTTCTCTTTTTCTGGCTAGGAGTGTGTGGAGTAGGGGAGGTGGAGCAGATGAGGGATTATCCAAGGATGAGGTAATTAAAAGTGGTAAGTACAAAAATCCATTGCATCTATGGATTATTCTCATCACTGTAGTCTTTCAGGTGTCTAGCAACAAACAAAAACAAGGAGG
The nucleotide sequence above comes from Lycium barbarum isolate Lr01 chromosome 3, ASM1917538v2, whole genome shotgun sequence. Encoded proteins:
- the LOC132632919 gene encoding protein NEN1-like translates to MMMGDERSEVAFFDIETTVPTRPGQGFAILEFGAILVCPRKLVEQEAYSTLVRPTDLTLISNLSVRCSGINPEVVTSAPTFAEIADKVYHILHGRIWAGHNILKFDCHRIREAFAGINRPAPEPKGIIDTLALLTQRFGRRAGDMKMASIATYFGLGRQTHRSLDDVRMNLEVLKYCGTVLLLESSLPDIFTENSWVSPNATTRSRSNWKASPEKTGFSADTPSSSVKMDSHVESTAKIVPFNMDEVKESLRSDVQEDESSSYSPESSTTATESFIGCTDFLEPNEISIPSISVSLTPFYRGSQKIQVFHDYGELQVCCRRMKVRFGVSKKYVNKVSIVVDASPGLCQILDAVDHLAQKLSVDSGSSSEWRPVVTRKPGFMNYPTVRLNLPTVIDGNISRWTTEIYQKESSTTQKLVFSRFDVEELESLITPGTFVDAYFSVDSYDVQQNAGIRLVANKLIVDST